A DNA window from Halomonas zincidurans B6 contains the following coding sequences:
- a CDS encoding antibiotic biosynthesis monooxygenase family protein: MFIAMNRFRVNPERVDEFEQIWLERETHLQGLPGFIEFHMLRGPKEEDHVLYASHTLWRSREDFEAWTHSEAFRAAHANAGQSRREGLYLGPPKFEGFEVIQTIAKNNDA; encoded by the coding sequence GTGTTCATCGCCATGAATCGTTTCCGGGTGAATCCCGAGAGAGTTGATGAGTTCGAACAGATATGGCTCGAGCGGGAGACCCACCTGCAGGGCCTGCCCGGCTTCATCGAGTTTCACATGCTACGCGGCCCCAAGGAGGAAGACCACGTGCTCTACGCCTCGCATACCCTCTGGCGTTCGCGCGAGGATTTCGAGGCCTGGACGCACTCCGAGGCGTTTCGCGCCGCACATGCCAATGCCGGCCAGAGCCGCCGTGAGGGGCTTTATCTCGGCCCGCCGAAGTTCGAGGGCTTCGAGGTCATCCAGACCATCGCCAAGAACAACGATGCCTGA
- a CDS encoding SDR family NAD(P)-dependent oxidoreductase, whose product MTELHDRPPLAVVTGANTGLGLETAKGLLSEGYRVIVAARNPDKGHAAVGALRGESPGVDVRFEPLDLDSLASVRDFAATLRASETSLALLINNAGIMALPLRKLTQDGFERQLGVNYLGHFLLTSLLLPLLVSAPAPRVVQLSSLAHRGGQIDFDDLQGERRYDPWRAYRQSKLAMLLFSQALQRHSDDEGWGLTSLAAHPGLARTALFDHGVKSRAVVGSLFKVLMPWISQTAAAGE is encoded by the coding sequence ATGACTGAGCTCCACGATCGGCCGCCGCTGGCGGTCGTCACCGGCGCCAACACCGGGCTGGGTCTTGAAACCGCCAAGGGCCTGCTGAGCGAGGGCTACCGCGTCATCGTGGCGGCGCGCAACCCGGACAAGGGCCACGCGGCGGTCGGTGCGCTTCGCGGTGAAAGCCCGGGAGTCGACGTTCGCTTCGAGCCGCTCGACCTGGACAGTCTGGCCTCGGTGCGTGACTTCGCGGCCACGTTGCGCGCCAGCGAAACCTCGCTGGCGCTGCTGATCAACAATGCGGGCATCATGGCGTTGCCGCTGCGAAAGCTGACCCAGGATGGCTTCGAGCGCCAGCTCGGCGTCAACTATCTGGGCCATTTCCTGCTGACCAGCCTGCTGTTGCCCCTGCTGGTGTCGGCCCCGGCACCCCGCGTCGTGCAACTCTCGAGCCTGGCGCACCGCGGCGGACAGATCGATTTCGACGATCTCCAGGGCGAGCGCCGCTACGACCCCTGGCGTGCCTATCGCCAGTCCAAGCTCGCCATGCTGCTGTTCAGCCAGGCTTTGCAACGCCACAGCGACGATGAAGGCTGGGGGCTGACCAGCCTGGCGGCTCACCCCGGTCTCGCGCGTACGGCGCTGTTCGATCATGGCGTCAAAAGCCGCGCGGTGGTGGGTAGTCTCTTCAAGGTGTTGATGCCGTGGATCAGCCAGACCGCCGCCGCGGGTGAGTAA
- a CDS encoding integrase core domain-containing protein — MSNDNPFSESQFKTSKYQPDYPGRFESIVHARQWYRAYVDWYNLQHPHSGLASPRSRSSPADIARLRRSVDSFEAHPERFLRGRPKVAMPPASVSINPVQPDDDDPAPTAR; from the coding sequence GTGAGTAATGACAACCCGTTCAGCGAAAGCCAGTTCAAGACCAGCAAGTACCAGCCCGACTATCCCGGGCGCTTCGAAAGCATTGTCCATGCCCGGCAGTGGTACCGCGCCTATGTCGACTGGTACAACCTGCAGCACCCTCACAGCGGGCTGGCTTCACCCCGGAGCAGGTCTTCACCGGCCGATATCGCGAGATTGCGGAGGTCCGTCGACAGCTTCGAGGCGCACCCCGAGCGGTTCCTACGCGGACGCCCCAAGGTGGCGATGCCACCGGCCAGTGTCTCGATCAATCCGGTACAGCCCGATGACGACGACCCGGCCCCTACAGCGCGGTGA
- the guaA gene encoding glutamine-hydrolyzing GMP synthase encodes MTDIHAHKILILDFGSQYTQLIARRVREIGVYSEVRAFDITEEEIRAYAPNGIILSGGPESTVANGSPRAPECVFELGLPVLGICYGMQTMAMQLGGRVEGSNKHEFGYAQVKVDGDDDLLGGIKDHVDHDGSALLDVWMSHGDKVAQAPEAFNITASTPSCPIAAMTWPEKRFYGVQFHPEVTHTLQGQRLLERFVLGICGAEQLWTPAKIIEDLSARVRDQVGDRHVLLGLSGGVDSSVVAALLHKAIGDQLTCVFVDNGLLRKDEGEQVMETFARHMGVRVIRVDAEDEFLNKLKGVDDPEAKRKAIGNTFIDVFDREAAKIEGVDFLAQGTIYPDVIESAASKTGKAHVIKSHHNVGGLPETMKLKLVEPLRELFKDEVRKLGLELGLPYDMVYRHPFPGPGLGVRILGEVKKEYADILREADAIFIEELHNADWYHKTSQAFAVFLPVRSVGVVGDGRRYEWVIALRAVETIDFMTARWAHLPYELLEKVSNRIINEISGVSRVTYDVSSKPPATIEWE; translated from the coding sequence ATGACCGACATTCATGCCCACAAGATCCTGATCCTCGACTTCGGCTCCCAGTACACTCAACTGATCGCGCGGCGCGTGCGCGAGATCGGCGTGTATTCCGAAGTGCGCGCCTTCGACATCACCGAGGAAGAGATCCGCGCGTACGCGCCCAACGGCATCATCCTCTCCGGCGGGCCGGAATCCACCGTCGCCAATGGCTCGCCGCGCGCCCCCGAGTGCGTGTTCGAACTCGGCCTGCCGGTGCTGGGCATCTGCTACGGCATGCAGACCATGGCCATGCAGCTGGGCGGCCGGGTCGAGGGCTCCAACAAGCATGAATTCGGTTACGCCCAGGTCAAGGTCGACGGCGACGACGACCTGCTCGGCGGCATCAAGGACCACGTCGACCACGACGGCAGCGCACTGCTCGACGTGTGGATGAGCCACGGCGACAAGGTCGCCCAGGCGCCCGAGGCGTTCAACATTACCGCCAGTACCCCGAGCTGCCCGATCGCCGCCATGACCTGGCCGGAAAAGCGCTTCTACGGCGTACAGTTCCACCCCGAAGTAACCCACACCCTGCAGGGCCAGCGCCTGCTCGAGCGCTTCGTGCTGGGCATCTGTGGCGCCGAACAGCTGTGGACCCCGGCCAAGATCATCGAGGACCTTTCCGCCCGCGTGCGCGACCAGGTCGGCGACCGCCACGTGCTGCTCGGCCTCTCCGGCGGAGTGGACTCCTCGGTGGTCGCCGCGCTGCTGCACAAGGCGATCGGCGACCAGCTGACCTGCGTGTTCGTCGACAACGGCCTGCTGCGCAAGGACGAGGGCGAACAGGTGATGGAAACCTTCGCCCGGCACATGGGCGTGCGGGTGATCCGCGTCGACGCCGAGGACGAGTTTCTCAACAAGCTCAAGGGCGTGGACGACCCCGAGGCCAAGCGCAAGGCGATCGGCAACACCTTCATCGACGTGTTCGACCGCGAGGCCGCCAAAATCGAGGGTGTGGACTTCCTCGCCCAGGGCACCATCTACCCGGACGTGATCGAATCCGCCGCCAGCAAGACTGGCAAGGCGCATGTGATCAAGTCGCATCACAACGTCGGCGGCCTGCCCGAGACCATGAAGCTCAAGCTGGTCGAACCGCTGCGCGAGCTGTTCAAGGACGAGGTGCGCAAGCTCGGCCTGGAACTCGGCCTGCCCTACGACATGGTCTACCGCCACCCCTTCCCGGGGCCGGGCCTGGGCGTGCGCATTCTCGGCGAAGTGAAGAAGGAATACGCCGACATCCTGCGCGAAGCCGACGCCATCTTCATCGAGGAACTGCACAACGCCGACTGGTACCACAAGACCAGCCAGGCCTTCGCCGTGTTCCTGCCGGTGAGATCCGTCGGCGTGGTCGGCGACGGCCGCCGCTACGAATGGGTCATCGCCCTGCGCGCCGTGGAAACCATCGACTTTATGACTGCCCGCTGGGCGCACCTGCCGTACGAGCTGCTGGAGAAAGTCTCCAATAGGATCATCAACGAAATCAGCGGTGTATCGCGGGTGACGTACGACGTGAGCAGCAAGCCGCCAGCGACGATCGAGTGGGAGTAA
- the guaB gene encoding IMP dehydrogenase, producing the protein MLRMAQEALTFDDVLLVPGYSDVLPKDVSLKSRLTRNLTLNIPLVSSAMDTVTEARLAIAMAQEGGIGIIHKNMSITAQAAEVRKVKKHESVIVKDPVTVAPQAKLTDLLAMADEYGYSGFPVVEGETLVGIVTGRDMRFQPDHSDHVEAIMTPRDKLVTVPEGTPLDAIKAKLQENRIEKILIVDDAFRLRGLVTVRDIEKARTYPNAAKDADGRLLVGAAVGTGAETAERIAALAEAGVDAVVVDTAHGHSRGVIERVRWVKEHFPDIQVIGGNIATADAAKALAEAGVDAVKVGIGPGSICTTRIVAGVGVPQITAVSNVAEALKPYDIPLIADGGVRFSGDLAKAVAAGASTVMIGGLLAGTEEAPGEVELYQGRTYKAYRGMGSMGAMSQSQGSADRYFQDKSEGAEKLVPEGIEGRVPYKGMMSAIVHQLMGGLRASMGYTGCRTVDEMRTKPEFVQITGAGFAESHVHDVQITKEAPNYRAG; encoded by the coding sequence ATGCTACGTATGGCGCAAGAAGCTCTTACGTTCGACGACGTATTACTCGTTCCCGGCTACTCGGATGTCCTGCCCAAGGACGTCAGCCTCAAGTCCCGCCTGACCCGCAACCTCACGCTCAACATCCCGCTCGTCTCCTCCGCCATGGATACCGTGACCGAAGCCCGGCTGGCGATCGCCATGGCCCAGGAAGGCGGCATCGGCATCATCCACAAGAACATGTCGATCACCGCCCAGGCCGCCGAAGTGCGCAAGGTCAAGAAGCACGAGAGCGTGATCGTCAAGGACCCGGTGACCGTCGCCCCGCAGGCCAAGCTCACCGACCTGCTGGCGATGGCCGACGAGTACGGCTACTCCGGCTTCCCGGTGGTCGAGGGCGAGACGCTGGTGGGCATCGTCACCGGCCGCGACATGCGCTTCCAGCCCGACCACAGCGATCACGTCGAGGCGATCATGACGCCTCGCGACAAGCTGGTCACGGTGCCCGAGGGCACGCCGCTGGACGCCATCAAGGCCAAGCTGCAGGAAAACCGCATCGAGAAGATCCTGATCGTCGATGACGCCTTCCGCCTGCGCGGGCTGGTCACGGTGCGCGACATCGAGAAGGCGCGCACCTACCCCAACGCCGCCAAGGATGCCGACGGCCGCTTGCTGGTCGGCGCCGCGGTGGGCACCGGCGCGGAGACCGCCGAGCGCATCGCCGCGCTGGCCGAGGCCGGCGTCGATGCGGTGGTGGTCGATACCGCCCACGGCCACTCGCGCGGGGTCATCGAGCGGGTGCGCTGGGTCAAGGAGCACTTCCCCGACATCCAGGTGATCGGCGGCAACATCGCCACCGCGGACGCGGCGAAAGCGCTGGCCGAAGCCGGCGTGGACGCCGTCAAGGTGGGCATCGGCCCCGGCTCGATCTGCACCACGCGCATCGTCGCCGGCGTCGGCGTGCCGCAGATCACCGCCGTCTCCAACGTCGCCGAGGCGCTCAAGCCCTACGATATCCCGCTGATCGCCGATGGCGGCGTGCGTTTCTCCGGCGATCTGGCCAAGGCCGTCGCCGCCGGCGCCAGCACAGTGATGATCGGCGGCCTGCTGGCCGGCACCGAGGAAGCCCCGGGCGAGGTCGAGCTCTACCAGGGGCGTACCTACAAGGCCTACCGCGGCATGGGCTCGATGGGCGCGATGTCGCAGAGCCAGGGCAGCGCCGACCGCTACTTCCAGGACAAGTCCGAAGGCGCCGAGAAGCTGGTGCCGGAAGGCATCGAAGGCCGCGTGCCCTACAAGGGCATGATGAGCGCCATCGTCCACCAGCTGATGGGCGGGCTGCGCGCCTCGATGGGCTACACCGGCTGCCGCACCGTCGACGAGATGCGCACCAAGCCCGAGTTCGTGCAGATCACCGGTGCCGGCTTCGCCGAGTCCCACGTGCACGACGTGCAGATCACCAAAGAGGCTCCTAATTACAGAGCTGGCTGA
- a CDS encoding RidA family protein — MITPVKTNLFASQAPLEWAVIGNGLLFTAQIPIDADGQVVEGGIEAQVRQTLDNLEHTLRKAGAGMHALTQVLIYVTRRDDLATVNRVYAEYVQEPYPNRAAIIVSGFAREEMRVEMVAYAAIAAE, encoded by the coding sequence GTGATTACCCCAGTCAAGACCAATCTTTTTGCCTCCCAGGCCCCTTTAGAGTGGGCCGTGATCGGCAACGGTCTCCTGTTCACCGCCCAGATTCCGATCGACGCCGATGGCCAGGTGGTCGAAGGCGGTATCGAGGCCCAGGTGCGCCAGACCCTCGACAACCTTGAGCACACGTTGAGGAAGGCTGGCGCCGGCATGCACGCCCTGACCCAGGTGCTGATCTACGTGACCCGCCGCGACGATCTGGCTACGGTCAACCGGGTCTATGCCGAGTATGTGCAGGAACCGTATCCCAACCGTGCGGCGATCATCGTTTCCGGTTTCGCCCGCGAGGAGATGCGGGTGGAGATGGTCGCCTATGCAGCAATAGCAGCAGAGTAA
- a CDS encoding Ldh family oxidoreductase: protein MKVSYNELQGLCRKAFTGMGFDEGDAADAADMVAWMQCYGLGGLEALNRGLDFLLGEDPETLPSVLYQDGDLAVLDGHGHSVLRSSSLAMELGFAKARARGLAVVKICHCHNRQLIMGYLARLAGRGMNVTAFWRNAQMPLTEQVVGFRAGSPVPEIRVYAVHDVPEENEPNDGVTLVMANHVDLLPSMRSDFRFDLLARHEESDLLACRDQAFAEGISVDEAHWSRLKQLATRILVEPSDASRSGAGAGTSDND, encoded by the coding sequence ATGAAGGTGTCTTACAATGAGCTACAGGGACTATGCCGCAAGGCGTTCACAGGGATGGGCTTCGACGAGGGCGATGCCGCGGATGCCGCGGATATGGTGGCCTGGATGCAGTGCTATGGCCTGGGTGGGCTCGAAGCGCTGAACCGCGGGCTGGATTTTCTGCTCGGCGAGGACCCCGAAACGTTACCCAGCGTTTTGTATCAGGACGGCGACCTGGCGGTGCTCGACGGCCATGGTCACAGCGTCTTGCGCAGTTCGAGCCTGGCCATGGAACTGGGATTCGCCAAGGCGCGTGCACGAGGCTTGGCCGTGGTCAAGATTTGCCACTGTCACAACCGCCAGCTGATCATGGGCTATCTCGCGCGACTGGCAGGCCGTGGAATGAACGTCACAGCATTCTGGCGCAACGCGCAGATGCCGCTCACCGAACAGGTTGTCGGCTTTCGCGCCGGTAGCCCGGTGCCGGAAATCCGCGTCTACGCCGTGCACGACGTGCCCGAGGAGAACGAACCCAACGACGGTGTCACCTTGGTGATGGCCAACCATGTCGATCTCCTGCCCTCCATGCGCTCGGACTTTCGCTTTGACTTGCTGGCTCGACACGAGGAATCCGACCTGCTCGCCTGCCGCGACCAGGCCTTCGCCGAAGGCATCTCCGTGGATGAGGCGCACTGGTCGCGTCTGAAGCAGCTGGCCACGCGGATCCTGGTTGAACCTAGCGATGCCTCTCGCAGTGGCGCTGGAGCCGGCACTAGCGATAACGATTAG
- a CDS encoding BCCT family transporter translates to MKDDSSSLSLSSQAKTSRLGDPVVLGLSIGFVLLFVILSLYNIDMVADGIGAGFAWTARTLGSYFQLLLLLTFFIGMGLAVTPAANARIGNRDTPEMSTFKWLSIIMCTLLAGGGVFFAAGEPVYHFVVTPPAFSTGAGTAEAVPGALAQSFMHWGFLAWAILGSLTAVVLAHAHYDKGQPLQPRTLLIPVLGERLMQGWLGGVVDALCVIAVVAGTVGPIGFLATQVSFGLHELFGFSQGYGTQLVILVVLGAVYVTSAVTGIDRGIQMLSRFNVFLALAIAAVIFVFGPTLFLTNSYTQGFGEYLSSFFRMATMTAETAPAWWMQWWTVFFFAWFIGYGPLMAIFVARISRGRTIRQTILSVAVMAPLATTVWFTLLGGSGIYYQLTGAIDLTEALNNFQFDMATLTVAQALPGGTLMALAILLLTTIFVATTGDSMSYAIAVVGTGHDDPSPLIRAFWGIVMALMAAILLYMGSGQISVLQQFIVITAIPVSLVLLPSLWTGPQAAYAMAREQGLIVGPKERKHG, encoded by the coding sequence ATGAAAGATGATAGCTCATCACTTTCTTTGTCCTCCCAGGCGAAGACCTCGCGCTTGGGGGATCCTGTGGTACTCGGCCTGAGTATTGGCTTTGTGCTGCTGTTCGTGATTCTGTCGCTCTACAATATCGACATGGTGGCGGACGGCATCGGCGCCGGTTTCGCCTGGACCGCGCGAACACTGGGTTCCTATTTTCAGCTGTTACTGTTGCTGACGTTTTTCATCGGCATGGGGCTGGCCGTCACCCCGGCGGCGAACGCCCGGATCGGCAACCGCGATACGCCCGAAATGAGCACCTTCAAGTGGCTGTCGATCATCATGTGCACCCTGCTCGCCGGTGGGGGCGTGTTCTTCGCCGCCGGCGAGCCGGTGTATCACTTCGTGGTCACGCCACCGGCATTCTCCACCGGGGCGGGCACCGCCGAAGCCGTGCCTGGAGCGCTGGCCCAGTCGTTCATGCATTGGGGCTTTCTCGCCTGGGCGATTCTCGGCTCGCTGACCGCCGTGGTCCTGGCGCACGCCCACTACGATAAAGGCCAGCCGCTGCAACCGCGCACGCTGCTGATCCCGGTGCTTGGCGAGCGTCTGATGCAAGGCTGGCTCGGCGGAGTCGTCGATGCGTTGTGCGTGATCGCGGTCGTCGCAGGCACCGTCGGGCCGATCGGCTTCCTGGCCACCCAGGTCAGCTTCGGCCTGCACGAGCTGTTCGGTTTCTCGCAAGGCTACGGCACGCAACTCGTTATCCTGGTAGTGCTGGGCGCCGTCTATGTGACCTCGGCGGTGACTGGTATCGACCGTGGTATCCAGATGCTCAGCCGCTTCAATGTGTTTCTGGCGCTGGCGATCGCGGCGGTGATCTTCGTCTTCGGGCCAACCCTGTTCCTGACCAACTCCTACACACAAGGCTTCGGTGAATATCTGTCGTCGTTTTTCCGCATGGCGACCATGACCGCCGAGACCGCCCCCGCCTGGTGGATGCAGTGGTGGACGGTGTTCTTCTTCGCCTGGTTCATCGGCTATGGCCCGTTGATGGCGATCTTCGTGGCGCGCATTTCCCGTGGTCGCACCATCCGTCAGACGATCCTGAGCGTGGCGGTGATGGCGCCCCTCGCTACCACGGTCTGGTTCACCCTGCTGGGCGGCTCGGGCATCTACTATCAGTTGACCGGGGCGATCGACCTCACCGAGGCGCTCAACAACTTCCAGTTCGACATGGCGACGTTGACCGTGGCTCAGGCCTTGCCGGGCGGTACGCTGATGGCGCTGGCGATTCTGCTGTTGACCACCATCTTCGTCGCCACCACCGGCGATTCGATGAGCTATGCCATCGCTGTCGTCGGCACCGGTCACGATGATCCCAGTCCGCTGATCCGCGCCTTCTGGGGAATCGTCATGGCCTTGATGGCGGCGATTCTTCTGTACATGGGGTCAGGGCAGATCAGTGTCCTGCAGCAGTTCATCGTGATCACGGCGATCCCGGTATCCCTGGTATTGCTGCCATCACTTTGGACTGGCCCTCAGGCGGCCTATGCCATGGCCCGCGAGCAAGGGCTGATAGTCGGACCCAAGGAGAGAAAACATGGCTGA
- a CDS encoding dipeptidase: protein MTKEMLIVDGLQYSNWSREIFEQMHEGGVDAVHATLVYHETTRETLSRLGEWNRRFEAHHDLIMPVRQAADIERARQAGKVGIFLGAQNCSPIEDDIDMVAVMRELGLLIMQLTYNNQSLLACGCYEAEDSGITRFGRQVIREMNRVGMVIDMSHSAERSTLEAIELSARPVIISHANPSSFHAAKRNKSDRVLRAIAESGGLLGFSAYPFHLKNGPDCTLEDYCDMIANTADLMGIEHIAIGTDLCQAQPPSVLEWMRNGRWSKEMDYGEGSPSNAGWPPPLAWFRDNRDFPTLVGGLRQRGFDDAEVARIMGRNWVGLLERAASPITH, encoded by the coding sequence ATGACTAAAGAGATGCTGATCGTCGACGGTCTGCAGTATTCCAACTGGTCGCGGGAGATCTTCGAGCAGATGCACGAGGGCGGCGTCGATGCCGTGCATGCGACGCTGGTCTATCACGAAACGACCCGTGAGACGTTGTCGCGCCTGGGGGAGTGGAATCGGCGCTTTGAGGCCCACCATGACCTGATTATGCCGGTCCGGCAGGCGGCGGATATCGAGCGCGCTCGCCAGGCCGGCAAGGTCGGGATCTTCCTCGGCGCCCAGAATTGCTCGCCGATCGAGGATGACATCGACATGGTCGCGGTGATGCGCGAGCTGGGGCTGTTGATCATGCAGCTGACCTACAACAATCAGAGCCTGCTGGCGTGTGGCTGCTACGAGGCCGAGGACAGCGGTATTACTCGCTTCGGCCGCCAGGTGATCCGCGAGATGAACCGCGTCGGCATGGTCATCGACATGTCGCACAGCGCCGAACGCTCGACACTGGAGGCGATCGAGCTCTCCGCACGCCCCGTGATCATCTCGCATGCCAACCCAAGCTCCTTCCATGCCGCCAAGCGCAACAAGTCGGACCGGGTACTGCGGGCTATTGCCGAATCCGGAGGTCTGCTGGGCTTTTCGGCCTATCCGTTTCATCTCAAGAACGGCCCCGACTGCACGCTGGAAGACTACTGCGACATGATCGCCAATACCGCCGACCTGATGGGTATCGAGCATATCGCCATCGGTACCGACCTGTGTCAGGCTCAGCCGCCCTCGGTTCTGGAGTGGATGCGCAACGGCCGTTGGTCCAAGGAAATGGACTATGGCGAGGGCAGCCCGTCGAACGCGGGATGGCCGCCTCCGCTGGCCTGGTTCCGAGACAATCGAGACTTTCCCACTCTAGTTGGCGGCTTGCGTCAACGCGGGTTCGATGATGCCGAGGTGGCTCGCATCATGGGCCGTAACTGGGTTGGCCTGCTGGAGCGTGCCGCCTCGCCGATCACGCATTGA
- a CDS encoding aldehyde dehydrogenase family protein, producing MSRVHSLYIDGAWVDGCNSLANVNPSDVSDVVGEFAQADADQVRQAIDAARRGAAQWRHSGLEVRYGVLMAIGDELIARKEELGRLLSREEGKTLAEGMGEVHRSGQFFHYYAAEVLRQIDERVDSVRPGVEVDTRREPVGVVGVISPWNFPLATAVWKIAPALAFGNAVVFKPANLVPASAWALAEIISRQELPAGTFNLLMGPGGSVGDALVASPDIQAVSFTGSLEVGRRVAAATAGNLVKCQLEMGSKNALIVADDADLELAVEAAFAGAYSGTGQKCTASSRLIVTEAVHDAFVAKLIAKLESIRVGHALEEGVHIGPVVDSRQLESNLAWIERAQADGATLAHGGERLERDTDGYFMAPALFTDTTNAMAINREEVFGPIACVIKVQDYEEAIATLNDTNFGLTAGIITASLKLANDFKARAETGCVMVNLATAGTDYHVPFGGRKDSSFGPREQGRYAREFYTVVKTCYVKAH from the coding sequence ATGTCCCGTGTTCATTCCCTTTATATCGACGGTGCCTGGGTCGACGGCTGCAACAGCCTGGCCAACGTCAATCCGTCGGATGTCAGTGATGTGGTTGGTGAGTTTGCCCAGGCCGATGCCGATCAGGTACGCCAAGCCATTGACGCTGCCAGGCGCGGCGCGGCGCAGTGGCGCCACAGCGGCCTAGAGGTGCGCTACGGCGTGCTGATGGCGATCGGCGACGAGTTGATCGCGCGCAAGGAGGAGCTAGGCCGGCTGCTGTCTCGCGAAGAGGGCAAGACCCTGGCCGAGGGCATGGGCGAAGTCCACCGCTCCGGGCAGTTCTTCCACTATTACGCTGCCGAAGTGCTTCGCCAGATTGACGAGCGCGTCGATTCCGTGCGTCCGGGGGTCGAGGTCGATACGCGCCGCGAGCCGGTGGGTGTGGTGGGAGTCATCAGCCCCTGGAATTTCCCGCTGGCCACGGCGGTATGGAAGATCGCTCCGGCGCTGGCCTTCGGTAACGCGGTGGTCTTCAAGCCGGCCAACCTGGTGCCGGCCAGCGCTTGGGCTCTGGCCGAGATTATCAGCCGCCAGGAGCTGCCCGCCGGGACATTCAACCTGCTGATGGGCCCCGGCGGCAGCGTCGGCGATGCGCTGGTCGCGAGCCCCGACATTCAAGCCGTGAGTTTTACCGGCTCGCTGGAGGTGGGGCGCCGGGTGGCGGCGGCAACCGCCGGAAACCTGGTCAAGTGTCAGCTCGAGATGGGTTCCAAGAATGCGTTGATCGTGGCCGATGATGCCGATCTGGAGCTGGCCGTAGAAGCCGCCTTCGCCGGCGCCTACTCCGGCACAGGCCAGAAATGCACGGCGTCGTCGCGGTTGATCGTCACCGAGGCAGTGCACGATGCCTTCGTTGCCAAGCTGATTGCCAAGCTCGAGAGCATCCGGGTTGGCCATGCCCTCGAAGAGGGCGTGCACATTGGCCCGGTTGTGGACTCTCGCCAGCTGGAATCCAACCTGGCATGGATCGAGCGCGCCCAGGCCGACGGCGCAACGCTGGCCCATGGCGGCGAGCGCCTTGAGCGCGATACCGACGGCTATTTCATGGCGCCGGCACTGTTCACCGACACTACCAATGCCATGGCCATCAATCGCGAGGAGGTCTTCGGTCCGATCGCCTGCGTGATCAAGGTGCAAGACTACGAGGAGGCCATCGCCACCCTCAACGACACCAACTTCGGTCTTACCGCAGGGATCATTACCGCGTCGCTCAAGCTCGCCAACGACTTCAAGGCACGTGCCGAGACCGGCTGCGTGATGGTCAATCTGGCCACCGCCGGCACCGATTATCACGTGCCCTTCGGCGGCCGCAAGGACTCGAGCTTCGGCCCCCGCGAGCAAGGCCGCTACGCCCGCGAGTTCTACACCGTGGTCAAGACCTGTTATGTCAAAGCCCACTGA
- a CDS encoding LysR family transcriptional regulator: protein MLAELKIHQLRYVLAIVDDGGFHAAARRLHRTQPALSMAIKELEQRLGQRLFEKGATLTPFGEYCVPRFRELMSQHDRLSRDIAAQADVQAGHIDIATVPSVASRVIPRLLTEFIAAYPNIQVSLHDGNSDFVRQLVGNGEVDLGITSLWQDDDALDFTPLMHDAIGVVCREDHRFAERKTLSWQDLQGESFIRNGTSRLLEDTAAAPLLAQSAFFISNMISLTAMLEAGIGITTLPRLAFAEEHRQLRFIPLEVPRVEREIGLLKLARRSLSPAAQAMKGFILERLVNPEVRTDPTCPHTIN from the coding sequence ATGCTTGCCGAACTCAAGATTCATCAGTTGCGCTACGTTCTGGCCATCGTCGATGACGGCGGGTTTCACGCCGCCGCACGACGCCTGCACCGCACCCAACCGGCACTGTCCATGGCGATCAAGGAATTGGAACAGCGCCTGGGGCAGCGACTTTTCGAGAAAGGCGCGACCCTCACTCCCTTCGGCGAATACTGCGTACCCCGCTTTCGCGAGCTGATGTCCCAGCATGACCGCTTGAGCCGTGATATCGCTGCTCAGGCCGACGTTCAGGCCGGGCATATCGATATCGCCACTGTGCCGTCAGTTGCCAGCCGCGTGATTCCTCGCCTGCTCACCGAATTCATCGCTGCGTATCCCAATATTCAAGTCAGCCTGCATGATGGCAATTCGGACTTCGTGCGCCAGTTGGTCGGCAACGGCGAGGTCGACCTGGGCATCACCAGCCTATGGCAGGACGACGATGCGCTGGACTTCACCCCCCTGATGCACGATGCGATCGGTGTCGTGTGCCGTGAGGATCATCGCTTCGCCGAGCGCAAGACCTTGTCCTGGCAAGACTTGCAAGGGGAATCATTTATTCGCAACGGCACGTCGCGCCTGCTGGAAGATACCGCTGCGGCGCCTCTGCTGGCGCAGAGCGCCTTCTTCATTTCAAACATGATTTCGCTGACAGCCATGCTCGAGGCCGGCATCGGCATTACCACGCTACCGCGCCTGGCCTTTGCCGAGGAACACCGGCAGCTACGCTTCATCCCACTCGAAGTGCCCCGCGTGGAGCGCGAGATCGGCTTGCTGAAACTTGCCAGGCGCAGCCTGTCGCCGGCGGCCCAGGCAATGAAAGGATTTATTCTGGAGAGATTGGTGAATCCCGAGGTCAGAACTGACCCAACATGCCCTCACACTATCAATTGA